A part of Acipenser ruthenus chromosome 12, fAciRut3.2 maternal haplotype, whole genome shotgun sequence genomic DNA contains:
- the LOC117416473 gene encoding small ribosomal subunit protein uS14m-like: MAALMLSKVVKSGFEFLQTSFRTTSLAQRCTTGNVEQVRGYYVNWRMLRDVKRRQMAFEYANDRLRMNAIRKNTILPKELQEIADKEIAAFPRDSCPVRIRNRCVMTSRPRGVKRRWRLSRIVFRHLADHNQMSGIQRAMW, from the exons ATGGCTGCCCTCATGTTGTCAAAGGTTGTGAAATCGGGATTTGAATTTTTACAAACCTCTTTTAGAACAACGTCTCTG GCCCAGCGATGTACAACAGGGAATGTAGAACAGGTGCGAGGTTATTACGTGAATTGGAGGATGCTTCGAGATGTCAAGAGAAGGCAAATGGCATTTGAGTATGCCAACGACAGACTGCGGATGAACGCTATCAGAAAAAACACAATCCTTCCTAAAGAACTACAG GAGATAGCCGACAAAGAAATTGCAGCCTTCCCACGAGACAGCTGCCCGGTACGGATCCGCAACAGATGTGTGATGACATCACGGCCCCGTGGTGTGAAGCGAAGGTGGCGTCTTAGTCGTATAGTTTTTCGCCATCTTGCTGACCACAATCAGATGTCTGGGATCCAAAGAGCAATGTGGTAA
- the cacybp gene encoding calcyclin-binding protein has translation MDIKEQIAQLQSDLDEVNVFLEKAVRKRVQDVLTAEKKKIEREIVSKQQQQQQHQLLKQKDSGDSEKTLLPSTSRGYTVKINNYGWDQSDKFVKIYITLNGVHKIPADNIQTNFTERSFEVLVKDLEGKNYQMNINNLLSAIDAEESFRKVKTDMVLVMCKKKTQQKWEFLTQVEKKTNDKKKPSADTADTDPSDGLMNILKKMYDEGNDEMKRTINKAWTESREKQNKVENMDF, from the exons ATGGACATCAAAGAACAG atcgCTCAGTTGCAGAGTGACCTGGATGAGGTGAATGTGTTTCTGGAGAAGGCAGTAAGAAAACGCGTTCAGGATGTTCTGACAGCAGAGAAGAAGAAGATTGAGAGGGAGATCGTcagcaagcagcagcagcagcagcaacatcaGTTACTGAAACAGAAAGATAGCGGGGATTCTGAGAAAACATTGCTGCCTTCAACATCCAGGGGATatactgtgaaaataaataactatg gGTGGGACCAGTCTGATAAATTTGTAAAGATTTATATTACTCTTAATGGTGTACACAAGATCCCAGCAGATAACATTCAGACAAACTTCACTGAGAG GTCATTTGAGGTCCTTGTCAAAGATCTAGAAGGAAAGAACTACCAAATGAATATCAACAACCTCCTGAGTGCCATTGATGCAGAGGAAAGCTTTAGGAAG GTGAAAACAGACATGGTCTTGGTGATGTGTAAAAAGAAGACCCAACAAAAGTGGGAGTTCTTGACTCAGGTGGAGAAAAAGACGAACGACAAGAA AAAGCCCTCTGCAGACACTGCAGACACTGACCCCAGTGACGGGCTCATGAACATTCTGAAGAAGATGTACGACGAAGGCAACGATGAGATGAAGAGAACCATCAACAAAGCCTGGACTGAATCTCGAGAGAAACAGAACAAAGTAGAAAATATGGATTTCTGA